The genomic DNA agcagggagcgttgaacgagtgtgccggtggaaagctaacgctagccggccacctgttccaccaatcctgcttgcaagtgtccgctcattaaacaaactggactacatccaacttcaacgaaactcccaatgcgagttcagagactgctgtgtttttgttgttgtggaaatattgctgtaccggacaatccagcctgctgctctgtcacccggtaagactactagtggaggtgggctgtgttaacacggactgcctgttgcagaaatggggtgatttgtatccaactaactgcgaACTaactgactgtaaaatgccgacccttctacatcccatgcaaatttacggctgtgtttatactcaatgtttataccacagcccaccaagagctaatgctagtagctatgtgttagccttcttttattctACTTCGTTTAAGAAtgcttgattctgattggctaggaGGAGGGCATTAACCATTTGCCTGCTGTGTATTGCCCGCTGACTGAGCACAGCGTCATCAAATAGTAGATCAATACGCAGcttgtatatttttttctatcacAGAAATTTCAAACATGAGGTCCATTGTAAAAATAAACCTTGTTTAAAAAAGTTTCTAAAACGTGTCTGAAATCTATCGGAAGGTCAGTTGATAGGCCAACATAATTTTGCAAGCGAGATACAATGTAGCGACTACCTTATTAAACTAACGTTAGTGATCAGATGCAGCCTTGTGTGCTTGCTATAGAAACTATTAATGTTAGCTACAGTTGAGCTAACATTATTCGCTGTAGGCTAGTTCTAAATAGCCTACAGGCTGACCTGAAATTGCTGCGTGAATCCACAGCTCTCTCCCCGGACACCCCGTTAGGTCTAGTTTCCAAAGTTTGGTTTGACCTCCAGCTTTGCTTGGCGAGGCGAGGCAGGGAGGGCACTCGGGAACTGACTGCGTCCTCATTCGCCATAAAAGTGGATGACGCCGGGGATGAATACGTTAGTTTCAATCCGGAGATGAAGAACCACAAACATTCAAATGACCCAAACAAGGAAAACCTCCGAGGCGCAATGTATGCGGAGCCAGGCAACCCCAGATGTCCAGTCCTGAGCTTCAAAAAATATCTCGCCAGACGTCCGCCGGGTGTCACCGCCTTCTACCTCCATCCACtaaaggaccccaaaccacatCTCTGGTACTCCACACAGCTGATGGGGAAGAACTACCTGGGGGACATGCTTCCACGATTGTCCAAAGCAGCTGGTATGACCACCAGATACACCAACCACAGGCTTAGAAGCACGGCTGTCCGTCGTCTGTCTGAGGCCGGGCTGGAGTCCAGACAAATCATGTCTGTTACGGGACACAGGTGAGCCTAAGCCTAGGTTATAAATTCATTGTGGTAATAATAACCTGAAGCCTACTGcaaatgtacattttttattatttttttgcaggTGTGAATCCAGCCTCAAAAGCTACTGGGCCCCATCCAACACGGACAAAAAAGTTTGGAGTCGGGTGTTGTCCGCACCCCAGCAGGCCTCCGCAGCAAGCATCTCTCCCCCTCAAGCTGCGCAATCCTCTCAGCCTAACTCGTCCGATTCATCTTTCCCTATGCCCTTCAATATGTCCCATTTTACAATCAATGGGAATGTCCATTTTATTACACATAAATGAATCAATAATTTTGTTATACATTCACTGCAAATAAAAATTATTTGGAATAAGGAATGCATGTTTGATGTGGTTGCTATAGAAACTGAGTTGAGCTAACGTTATTCACCGTAGTTCTAAAGGGGACTACTTTTTTTTGAGGGAGATGAACTCAAAAGCATGCAATACGAATAAGATAAAGCataattattaaagtatttgaattgttttattatgttggCAAGCAAGAAGTAGAATAAACGTGGAAGGTTAccgtccattgtcaggtattaatggacgacggcgaggcgtgaaccttAATGGTTGCCTAACAGACCGCTGCTAGGATAatacaccgttgccatgcatagcagagcgttgccatggacacagttctgttcactctggagctatcaatcaagccgctgaaagaagtccggataatgtatcagctgtggcaaaaaagtatatattttaaatgtgtaacaccacttgagccacggtgaaatgttttttcgtgtatatggttgaaatgacaataaaacacacttgttgagttgatcgcctcactgtctgtctgtaaagggtaggcgtggcttgggagtagacgctaaagcagcaaagcaagtgcattctgggatttggtgtctttcatccacatgagacaaaaacacattttctggcttttctcagcctagaagccaccaatttctaaaaacaaattcacatttctactacataagtgacccaatttaaataaatattcatctttccaatggtgaaatattcctttaatggtgcaatatgtaatactgacagctagtgtttaaaatagttactacAGTACAAATTAGTGATGGGCATTCTGGCTCTTTTTCGTGAGCCGGCTCGTTTGACTCAGCTCACTGAAACGGCTCACAaacggctctttaaaaaaatttatgttttgactatgataggtgtgaaaaacaattctaattaaattattaaatgaaatcatatttgtctcacaatttctttaaaaatgcattgatttgtTATAAAAAAGAAtactattaaacatttgcatttaaattacaactttttaatatatagaaacaacattcaaaacaaatacaatctgaATCGGAACAACATAATAGAACacatattaaagaaaaataaataactgaaaggattaaactggtccctctttttctctctgttttgttttcagagctgtttttcctctcctctgtcctctcctccgagtttgacagtgtgtgtgtgtgtgtgtgtgtgtgtgtgtgtgatggctcggcccctccctcatgctgtataattggttgacaccttgtgtatgattgacaggaacagaatgtgAGGCTGATCAGAGAGTCGAAACTAATGTGTGCCtatatcattatttttaaactcttagagccgactcattcgcgaacgacccatcactagtacaaattcaaaatactggagagagccgtctcccccgccccctccttcCCAGACTCAAAGTTCACAGAGGtagccaggctgagaccgcagcattcacaacaatgttgctaatggtttgtctcacatagccagacatgacttcacagcacagcagagtagctaacgttagatgctggctatattgacagtcatagaagcccgtgctcacgcggagctctgtacccaactgacagacacatttTTTCGTCTCAGAATTACAGCAGGAatcgctaaaaacacaacaaccttgctgtcctctccacccgacggaCAGACaaacttcctcggcttagaattatggtaggaaccgctaaaaataccaccaccttagggttagagttaggggtTAGGGGTGTCCTCCGcactagagctgaagatctttgcccggttcggtcgggttcggtcttaatttctattattttacacgggctcgggccgggctcgggctcgCGCTTCGGGTTGCATAGTAAATGTgcggtcagctgatgcgtttcgattagcgtgaaaatggatcctgaggaggtgaaacggaggctggtctctggaggacttagccggtttctttgttccaacttccaagtggcctatggcctccgttagtcatgaataaatgatgttaaaacatgtataaatgactcattttttacgaaagacaaaggagctgtgtgcgtgcggtgcagtctctttttttcttttttttttttcctctccttttcttccgCCGAAAGTGGTGcggtgcccgctcgcggtgtgaagcgcgtgtccgcgctattctccgacactctaatgactgctgatagacggccttttgtacagtcgggctgtaaacgggttcggtcttttaaaaagctgtcaatcaaaatgtacttgtcgggctcgggccgaactctgtcgggctcgggcctttttgggccgtacttttaaggcccgattacagctctactccgcacccgactgaacacacgttattggcttagaattacggcaacaatcgctaaacgcACTGTTAACtgacagtcctctcttcccgattcaCAACCTCCCTCTCTTGGATTAAAATAGCCCACTGCTGTCAGCTATGGCCGCTGAGCAGGCTAAAcattgtaaacagccgtggcccgcttgcctggtccttcggtaatgttagcagttagcagggttagcatggtgCCGTTAGCCAGGACctgtcgggatcactttactggctatgtctcaattgtttttgcaagtaaccaactcgggtactctagctatataattcaatgtgagtacacagatgttgaaatgacataaaatgccccttgtagccgtgataaattaggctgaagctaatgcttacctgttcaggaggaaattaaccAACTCTGCGCcattttgggctctaagctgtcgtcatctttcaaatactgtacatttccaatatttacccggggtttgttatgtctctggtcacgcaacacgttagaaacatgccgtgtagcgcgctgggtttacgtttttacaggtatatctggcaacccggcctggctgtcaaactgggcagttgataactacacacaggccaaaacacaaacagaaattccgtcacggaacggaaatttcaaatgGAGAAtttactggcattagcattgttgtcagaaaagatagtatttcaacttagcatagTTCCTTGATATCTGATGacacattggggtcattttttgatttattaaagtaaatatattacatattggacctttaactatGTCTAATTGTTATGTGCAGTTATTGTGGAAACAGGGCATTTTAAAACATTGGTATTACATGTATTCTGGGGCTTGTAGAATAATTCATGACAGTCTTGTCTTGCGGTAGGGTTGAAAAAGTTGCACTCACAAATGAACTGATCTCGGTGTGTAAAACCAGTCGAGTGGCTCTTTAAGATACTTTGTTTTAACTACTTCCTTAACGGGTTATATAATTTTACCTCATTACTGCAATTCTGTTGTTACCCAATTACCCAAAAAGTGAACATTTCTGAGGAGTGACATCACTGTATGGTGTGATAGATAACTCCAGTCCATACCATTGGGATACTCTCCACACTTGAACACTATGCTGCTGCATGTACTCCTTTGGCACAGTGGAAAACATCTGGACGTTTTGGTGagtcataaaaacacacacaaatgaagcCAAACCTGCACATGGTCTGTTGGTTATACTGTCCAATTAAAACCGTGTTGCACTTTCCCAACAATATTAAATATTCTCCGAGCTATGGGGTAATGCCAAGAATGCTCATGTAAACATGCAGTAAAAATGAAGTGTGTCATGACACCACTGTCCAATATATGTGTGCAATATAGGAGGATGGTGCTCCAGAGGAAAGGAGAATGCTCATTTTAACGTCACACTAGACTTTCTTAACTCCTATTTTGACAAGTGAAGACAATCTTCTTGGAAACACTCAAGTTGCATGAAAAAGCATTTCCCAGCTGTTGAAATTGTTTCTAAGTTGAAAAGTACAATGAAACAGAAAATAGCGTAATATCAACAGTAGAAATTACAATGAGCTAACATATGACTAATACTAATACAACAACTTCTAGTATATTAGTATATAATATTATAAGAAATagtagaccacacacacacacacacacacacacacacacacacacacacacacacacacacacacacacacacacacacacacacacacacacacacacacacacatactttatTAGTAACACAATGTACAGTCTAATTTGATCCAATACAACGCCATAAATTCTGCCTTTACAAAGATAGTAATGCCCAGTTTTTTTAATTAGACAGTCAGAGAGGTATTCATTTAACTATATGTTTTTTAATTGAGGTTGTAGTTTCCAGTGGTGTTGAACTGAACTGCATTATATTAagaggtgtttctaatatttcgTCCACACCATTTACATTCTGAGAGGGGCAGAATATTAGGAAGATCTTTCAATATAAAGAACAAACACCACCCACTATGACctcaataaaaaacataaagtaGAATTATTACCTTTCTGACAgtatcaacaaaaactgaaaaactcTAAGCTCCGTaaaagaatagaatagaattcaTGGCACAGCTTTTGTACCGCTGAGTACATCACTCATATGGATATATTGGTGCACTCGGGCTTTAAGGAGCACTCTTGCTCTAACCCCCAAACTGGGACAGTGGCTAATTCCAAGAACAACATCTGAGATCCCTATCCAGAAGAGTGCAGTCCCAGGAACAGCTAAGAACCCTCAGGCTCCCAGGCCTCTGGTAGAGGACCTGAGCttgaaggaagaggaagaggaccgCCCAGGATGGGGCGAGTGGGGATTTTGGCTGGTTACAAACAAATTATCTCCTTAGTATCAAGTATCATAAAATGCATTGTCATTCAATACGAAAGTTCACAATCTGTACGCCTTCAGGACCCCCTCTCTCCCCGGACACAAAcctctcccctctggcaggctgctgcggtccatcaggaccaaaaccgcACGCCGCAAAAACAGTTTCTTCCCCTCAGCAGTCAGCCTCACCAAAAAGGCCCTGGACCCCCACTGATACTGACTCTTaactaattgtgtgtgtgttgctgcatTTTGAGAGGCTCCTACAGTGTGTGTCACATAGGTGGAATGGAgatgaaacaagaaaaagaaaaatgttgttgCAGGGTTTTAATAATAGTTAAAATCCTAATTGTGTAATGCAGGCTGTCCTGCAAGCCAGTGCTTATGATAAGGCATTCCACAGTATTTGGGTTGGCCCAGGTAATGAAAGATGTTGCACCTGAA from Perca fluviatilis chromosome 2, GENO_Pfluv_1.0, whole genome shotgun sequence includes the following:
- the LOC120551823 gene encoding uncharacterized protein LOC120551823 gives rise to the protein MYAEPGNPRCPVLSFKKYLARRPPGVTAFYLHPLKDPKPHLWYSTQLMGKNYLGDMLPRLSKAAGMTTRYTNHRLRSTAVRRLSEAGLESRQIMSVTGHRCESSLKSYWAPSNTDKKVWSRVLSAPQQASAASISPPQAAQSSQPNSSTLALTPKLGQWLIPRTTSEIPIQKSAVPGTAKNPQAPRPLVEDLSLKEEEEDRPGWGELLRSIRTKTARRKNSFFPSAVSLTKKALDPH